cagttccagtattctcacctggagaataccatggacagaggagtctggcgggctatagtttaTAGAGTTGCAACGAATcatacacaactgaagagacttagcatgcacgcatattCTTAAAAAGTTGTTATGAGCTCTAGAGCTAGTCTGTACACTTGCAGCTCTGTTATGGAAACTTAGCCCAGTCTCAGGTCTCTGCCATGGAACCAGTGTCAGTCAGGACTGAATATTGTGAAAGAGACCTCTTCTGTGTGGCCTTCAGGCTTGGTTCAGGCCCTGGGACCAGGAGAGGTTTCAAAATCCAGCTTTCATACCAGGAGATAAGTTTATCTCAGCACAGCTTTGGTCTGGATGTCTCCCTCTGGTCACTTTCCTAGATACTCAAAGaagactctgtgcctcagtttccttatttggaaaataaagaaactatGCTAAGGGTTGCCTAAAGATCaacttctctgatagctcagttggtaaagaatccacctacaatgcaggaaaccccggtttgatccctggattgggaagatctcctggagaagggataggctacccactccagtttcttgggcttcccttgtggctcagctgataaagtatccgcctgccatgtaggagacctgggttcgatccctgggttggaaaggtcccgtgcagaagggaaaggctacccactccagtagtctggcctggagaattccatggactctatagatcaaatgagttaatatttcatgaaatgtgtagtgcctggcacacagtgagtgCCATAAACAAACAACAGAAGAGCCTGTAGGCACATCCTGTTGCTTTCCTCCTCTAGCCCAGCCTAGACTTAACTTCCTGAGAACCACAGTCCCACCGCCAGGGCAGAAATAGtcttcctcctgctccttcttcACTCCTACCCCTCACCCCCATCTGTGTTCCTGGGACCCAGAGTGATTTTCGAGTTCTTGACATAACAAATATCTTGGCATCCATCCCTCTCTAGATTAAGTTCCTCAGGGATAGCTATTTTGTGAATGGctgcactcagtaaatatttagtttttgaatgaatgaattcaaagGCATGCAGCAAAGGCAACTCCAGATGTCTAGGCAGCTCCTTCTTGGATTCTTGGAGGAAGCCTATTGCTTTGCCGTTTGGGTTTTAGAACATCTCTGGCTTTCTCTTATCCTCCAGTCAATGTCCCTGTCTCTCTCTGGTCTCCCTGGCTTGGGTTTCGATTTTGCCCAATTGCTGTTTTACTGTCTTTATATCCTGAAGCCTGAAGTTCAGTGACTCCCCCTGCACTTCTAGGCCCTTTGGATATCATGCTAACCTGAACCCCAGCTTTCTTGGGAGCAATGTGATCCAATAGCCCTGTGAGTGGGGAGAAAGAACCTCCTCTCCCTCACCTCCTCACTGCCTCTAAAACACCCCACACACCTAACCCAAGAAGAACAGCTGAAGTCTTGATAAGATACCCCTGAGACCGGGTGCAGATGATGTCCCTCAGTGGTCACCCTGGAGTAGTGGGATTACATCCAGATGGCTAGAAGTGAAGTCTTTTGTGAGAGTAGTTGGCATCAGAGAGCTCAGTCTCTTTGCAGGGAAACAGTGCATGAAAAAGTGCTTTGAATTTagttaagaaaagaaatcaataagCAATTTTGTTGAGTTCCTGGGATGTGTGTGATGATATCTAGATCCTGAGCAGCTTACCAAAATAAAACAGTCACTGATTCTTTAGAAATGAAGTCTGAGTGCAACATCCTCAGAATGTTGTTCACAGTTCATTGCAttttgactcttttcaaccttTTTCAAAACCTACCGCCTTGCCCTACCCAACACCCACAGAAGCACTGTCCTCCAGGCACCAAAGTGCTCTCTGGTTTCAGGAATTTTGTTGCAGCTTTTCCTGCTGTAACGAACAAAGGTCCTTCtgcttctgcctctgtctctccacCCTCAAAGCTCATAAAATTAGTTCTTCAAATCGTCACTCAAACTGGACTTTCTCCAAGTAACCTTCCCTGATACATTTCTTAGCCCTTAGAAGTCATCCTGACACTGCCTTCTCCCTATGCATGTGATGAACATAGACCTGGAATTGTTCCAGGAACATCCTGATAACAAACATTCCCATCATCCTTGTAACAGCCTCATTCTTCCCAAACTGCCTGTCACAATTGGGAAACTATGGTTACTATACCCACAGGCCTTTGCATCTGCCATTAGAACAAAGACTCTTAACCTTTTGTGTGCCATGGGCCCCTTTGGCACACCAGCAAAGCCTATGGTTTTGAATAATGTttctaaatgcataaaataaagtatataagATTGCATAGgaaatcaattttattaatatacAGCCCTATCAAAATATGGAAATGACAATTGGTATTATATAATAAATGTGCTTCTCTATAATGCATTAACAAGATCTAGCAGTGGGCCTACAAATTATTGACATTTCTAAGTAGTGATGTGTGTTGAGATATCTAAAACCATAATGGGACACAGAATATCTGTGATTTCTATCAGCAACAAAGTTATAGGCACTGCTAATAATACCACTGTAGTATTTGTTTCCTATCctctgaaatttgaaaaaaaaaaaaaaaaagttaaattttgaCTAGAGGTTAGTGAAAAGATAAGATGTGGCTTTTTTCCATTCTCCTTCTGCCAGATTAGGAACTCCTATATTAGAGCATCTCTTCTGCTCACCCTGCCCTGAGGTCCTGGGAGAGGTCCCAAGAGATTAAGCCTGTTCCTGCTGGTATTCATGGGTCATCCAGCTCAGTGTCCACACATGGGAGACTTGAAGTTTGTTTTgggaattaaaaggaaaattgagGACATCCTTATTCTCTtcggtgaaagaaagtgaaagtgaagtcgctcagtagtgtccgactctcttgcgaccccatggactgtagcctaccaggctcctccacccatgggattctcctaggtgaggaagtgaagtctctcagtcgcgtccgactctttgtgaccccatggactgtagcctaccagattcctcccatgggactttccaggcaagagtactgaagtgggttgccatttccttctccagaggatcttccccacccagggctcgaacctgagtctcccgcgtctgagccaccaggcaagtccaccTCCTAGGTGAGGAAACTTAATTCAAGCTCCTGTCTGGATTTTTGTTCCCAGACTGGGTGTCTAGGAGAGGGTTTTCCCAGGGGCTCCCACTTTATAGACAGGAGGGGGAGGAGTTAGCCAACTTTGGGGGACCCAGATACGTCAGAGGAAATGTCAGGAGAAAGGCTGGCAGCAAGTCGGGCTGGTTAGACAGACAGGATGGAAAAAAGCAGGAAAGGGAAATGACGTCACTCACGCTGTCTGCTTTGAGGACCGGGAACTGACAAGGCAGCTTCGCAGGGAGTCCCAGCAACtccgcccacccccacccagcaggGAGGCCGCCGAGGCCGCAGGCGCAGGCGGGGCGAAGCTTCTCTGCCGCAGGCCGGAGACTGGGAAAGGCGTCCACCTGCCCACCCAGGGAGCTGAGTCTTCCTCCAGTAGAGCCCTGACTGCTACGTGTTTCCCTGCAAGGTGATACATCGGGCAGGAAGCCCAGATGCCAGCAAGTGTGATGTCACCACACACAGGGAAAACCCTAAACTGTCAACTCAGGACTTGCCATGGGAGAAAAGGAGTCGCTGGGtttccttttttggttttttagaaAATTGTTTCCTGCCCAAAAATGGCTTGGTTAAGAAGCCgagtttatttcaaaagaaataactctttctctcctctgtctctgaAACTGTGTTTCTGAAAGTTAGCTTGATGCACTCGTGAAATGCACCCCCTATTTCTCTGCCAAAGTCACATCATCCCCATCCATTCCAGCTGAGCCCTGACAATGTGCTCTGCATGCCGGGGCCCTTGAAAATCTCCTGGTTAGTGCAGAGCTATGACCATGTCTCTCACTCTAAGACTCTTTATGGTGCCCTCTTGGCCTCGGGGCAAAAACAAATTACAGAATCAAAAGGCCCAGCTGAAAGAGACTTAAGAAATCATTTATTTCTGCACaactcacagatgaggaaacacgcTCAGAGAAGGGAAGTGATTTCCCCAAGACCACACAGTGGGATGAGGCTGAAGCTAGAGCTAGAACTTCGGTTTCTAGACTTCCAGTCCAAATTGATATCCTTGGCATGATGTTTGTGCTCCTTATTGATGCAGCCGTATTTCCAGTTTGATCTGCCACTGCTAGTTCATCCGCCTGTCCTCTAACACCTTGTGAGCTCTGCCGTCCCAGTCATCTCTCTGCTGGATGTCCCTTGCTGGACTCTATTCCTCCTCCTTACCTCTCTCCAGAGTCCTCCTCCATTTAAAGGGTCAGCTCAAACCTTCCTCTGTGTGAGCCTCTCTCCTCTGTTTTCCTTAGCTCCTACCCTCtactcactcagttcagttcagttcagttgctcagtcgtgtccgactctttgcagccccatggactgcagaacgccaggcctccctgtccatcaccaacttccggagtttacccaagctcacgtccattgagtcagtgatgccatccaaccatctcattctctgtcgtccccttctcctcccgccttttctctttcccagcagaaagtgtttgtttttctgtgttctgTGAGCACGTGCCCTGTCCCTGCAAAGAGGCCATAAAGCAGCCAAGGGCATGAGACCTACTGAGGCATCAGTAATATTCACAGCATTCAGCAGTGTCTTGCAGATTGAAGTCATTTAGTTAGTACATGTTtatgaaaagaataatttaaaatctaTTCTATTATACACAAAGAGTAATCAAAATCTACTCTTGTTTTTTATGATTTGCATAACTATGGATATATTAAAATCCTTCCTGGCAAATAAATGAGCCAGACAGGCAAGGTAGGTTTTATtctccattttattgatgaatCAGTGAATGCCTGAAATGTAAGGGCTGGTCTTGGGTCATCCAAGGTCACCCTGAAAGTTGTTGGTGAGAAACTAAGTGTTAGAACTAGGTCTCCTGGTTCTCAATCCCATTTAGTCCAATCAACACCCTCTACATTCTTTCCAtagaaaatttatttcttctgCCAGAATTGTGATAGGAAAGCTTCTGTCATTTTCAAGGGATGCTACCTACTGTTCATAATGGGTTAAAAAGTGTCATTTATTGGAAAGAATACTTGACTGATTCCAACACTTAAATCTTTTACCAGCTaactgaccttgggcaagttacttaatcacTCTGAACCATAGCTTCTCCATTTGTGGAATGAAGGAATTGGACTAGATGCACTTGAAGTCACTTCTAGCTCGAATACTCTAGGAGTGATATTGTGGCGGGGTCCCCCTGGGGTCCCCCCAAATTAAATGATGAAGTGCTTGCATTGCAGGCCACTGTCTTCTCTAAAGTTTCTAGGATTATATCAGCAGGCAGGGGTCAGCTTGCAAAGGGAAGAGACAATAAAACCCTATTTCACTTTTGTCCAACTTTGTAGTAATTTTTGTTACAACTTGAGTCCGTCATGTTCCAGAAGGTGTGGGAATAATTTGCAATTATTTCCAGCAATTATTTGCAGTACTGAATCAACATATTCTTAGAATGGTATGATTAAAAATAAACGCTCCAGGAAAAAGTGAATTTCATTATATTGGGAAGTTTGAAAACCTTCTGATTTCAGAACTTGAGAGTGAGTTGCAACAGTTCCTTGCTTGCCTCACAAGCTCAGTAACAACACCCATCCTGTTTATTGCCTATGAAATGGGTCCTGAAGCAGCTGGCATTGCCTATGATAGAATAGAATTATCCCAGTGATTCAGAAATCCTGGGAGGGATGATGGGGAGTGCTAGAGTgagaaaaattctgtttttgtgGCTTGGTCTCAGACAGATAAGATGGGGGTCTGTTCTTTCAACTGAACACATTGTCAGGTCTCCCCCTTGTACCTGGGGCCGGAGGTGGAACTGGGAATCCTATCCCCACCACTTTTCCTGGGCCCCTTGTCCCTAAGAACACACAATTTAATGCAAAGGGCAATAAATGCCAATTAGGTCAATGTCTCCATCCTGCCACCAACTGTCTCCTTCATCTCCATGTTGACTCCCTCAGCCTTAGTATCTTCACATCAGTAATAACAGTAGAAAAAGATGCTGCTTTTTGACTAAGTTCTGCCATTTACTGGCTGGGGAAACTTGGGAAAACCAGTTAACTTCTAAGCTTAAGTTTCTTCCTCAGAAAGTTGGGTTATAAGACCTTCCTCAAAAAGATAATAATTtattcaacacacatttattaaatgcttactaTGAACTAGGCCCTATTCTAGGCATTTGTAATACAGCATTAGATAAGGCAACAAAATTCTTACCCTCAAAAACCTTATATTTCTTAGTGGAATTTTACGAGAATTACATGAGAATGAGTTTACATGTATTAGTTTACACATAATGCATATTACATATTATGATTATAATGTCTAGAGCATTTAATACGTCAGCCCAGGTACTAGGCTTAGGATACTCTATATACAATtatcattataataataattatttgatCGAATCATGTGACAAGGCACATATCAGAccagtctttttttatttttaattttttattgctgtatagttgattcacaattttgtgctggtttctggtatacagcaaagtgactcagtataTTCCCTCTTCCCCCTTGACAACCAAGTCtgttctgtaagtctgttttggtttcatagataagttcatttgtaaaatCAGACCATCTTGACCTACACAGATGGAAATTGCATACGGTTCAGTCTAGCATGATTTTTACTATCCTTGACTCCCCCTTGCCCTAAACTACACATTTAATCAGcctccaaatattttttaaaaatgtatttaaattctctcaagtccatccacatctctctctgctgctgctgctgctggctgaAGAAACCTCTCTGGGAGCACTTCAATGGCTGCATTCCCTGTCTCCAGTTTTACCTCCCTGAAATCGATTTTCTAGTGTCTCGAATTGTATTGCTCCTTGCTGAAAGCCCTTGTAACATCGTGCTTTTGGATAAAGTCCCAACTCCTTAACATAACTAATTTTGCTTCTACCCTCCAACCAGCTTATCTTTCATTCTTGTGTCCCCATCCTCCTCTCTCACTCTAATTTTAGGCTGTTTGGTAATTACTGATTAATTTGTACGTCTCCATTTTCAGGTTCAGCTAAGCCTGAGACCCTGTGGTTTTAGGCTACAGAATAAAGAAGGAATAACTTGAAATCAATGTGTTAATTCAAAAGTCATCaaattccctgggctatacaggaGGCACCTTTGCTGAGCACTTTCCAGGAGCCAGTGGGTATTGGGACCATGAAGTTGAACAAGGTGCTCTCAAGCTAGTGGGAGATACAAATATATAACCAAAAAATTGCAATTCACTGTGCTAACTACAAAAGAAGTATACAAAATAAAGGTGAGCTCAACAGGTGGGAAGAAGGGATAAATTTTGCCTCGGTAAGTGGTGgtgtagagagagaaaaaggttAGGGTGAGGTAGAGGAAGTTTTTTTATAGCAGGTAAATTGAATTGGTGTTTGTGCAGAGTACAGAATGGGATCTATtcagcagatttttaaaagaataaagtattcTGATATAGGAAAAGGACAGACTTCATTATTAAAGTCAATTGAGACTGCACGTGAATAAGTTGACTTATTCATTACAGGTAACTTAGGACAAAACAATTGGGTTCTTCATGGTTAATGAAAAGGAATTGACTGACAGGAGTGCAGCTTATATTTCCTGAACGTCTTGTTAGACTATGTTTCTCAGTTTTACTTCAATCACAGTTATGGATGAGAAATTGTTTACTTAGCAACAAGGATGGAAAAACAGGCATAAACTCAAGAGGTATATAGATTAGATATTCACACATGTTTTCAACATTTATCAAGCCTTACAATGAAAAGTTATAGTCTTCATTTTCAAAGAACTTTAGGAAGACATTAAAAGGAGTGTTCTGATCAAAGACAGACGAGCCAAGCATCATAATGACATTGAAtgtcagaactggaaaaggtcttATACATTATCTATTCTATTACTCTCATTTTACAAACTGAAATCCAGAAAGATAAAACTATATGCCCAAGTCTTCCTGTTAACTATGGACTCTCTGGACTTAAATACAGTACTTCAGAGTCTTAGATATTGAATAGGAAAAAAAGTTGCAAAGGAATATATTATACTCTGTACCATTTTGAGAGTTTTCAAAGCACTGTTGGAGGGTTAATCTCAGGTGCCTTAATTTAATTTTGCCTAGAGGTGTGGTCCTGCCTGATGGATTAGTCCTTGTCACAGAGGGCCACATTAGACTCTCACGTGCCAAAGAAAAATCTGCTATTGGAAGTCAGAGAAGAGAGAGACTGCTTTGGGCCAAAGTAGTTTAGGAATAAAGAATTGGGGTCCACTCTTCAGTGATGAATGGAGGGAAAATAGGGTAGCCATTGTTGGAGAGAAATGGTGGGAATAGCAAAGGCAAAAGACAAACAGCAGGAGTGAGTCCACAGTGTTTGGGATCGGGGAGAAACCTGGTTGGGACACCTGGATTTAGAGGAGGGGAACAGCACCTCTTGGAGTTCTCTTTCAGTTCTGTAACTCGGGGATCTTTTCTGTCCTGATTACCATTTTACCTTCCTTCTGGGAGGGAGCCAGAAAGAAAGAGGTATCCTTTAACTAATAACTATAACAAGTAATCCCCAAGAAGTGCTTCTTAGTGGAGGAAGGTGTTGAGGTAATCCGGCCTGCAATTAAATTGCCTCAGACCAGGAGGAAGTACAGTGTAGCCAGAGAAATTCCAAGGGAGTTTTAGCCCTCACCTGCTGGAGCTGACTTCCTTCGTGTgacttatatatacataattggAAGCCTCTTAGTTTGAGACAGACTCTGAGGAGACTGCAGACAGCAGCCCTTCCTGAACTCAGGTGAGAGAGCGCCCTCTCTCTACACAATTCACACAGTTCTGGAGATGAGTCCAGTTCCCCCAGTCATCTACCCAGGTGTGTCCAGGGCCATGTCTAAAGCAGTCCTTTTCATTAGGACAAAATATCCTAGAGGATAGGGAGTTGTCATGTTTATCTTTGTACTCCACTACCTAGTATGACATTCAAGACAGTGGGTACTTAATAGAGGTTGATCAAATTATTGAATTGAACATATATTTACCACACACCTACTATGTTCAAGGTAACCAGCATCATTCTGTTTTTGAATGATTTGATTCAAATCTTTTTGAAAAGAATTGATCACTCATTAGATGCTAGGTCCACAAATCATGCATCATTTGTTTAAATGTCTAAATAAATTTCTGGGGTAAATTGAATTATCACCATTTTGGggctaagaaaagaaaactcaaagagGTGAgtcaacttgtccaaggtcacacagatggaGAGTGAGTAACTCTTCCAGATTTACCTGTGACATTTCCAGTGAAAGTCTGATGTCCCGGACTCCCCTCAGTCTTGGGAAAATTGGGATAACCTACATTGGCGGGGATTTGTAGAGCATGCATTTGGACTGTTTCCTAACCCAGAGTTCTCTCTGATACTTTGGGGTTTAGTTCGTTTATCCTCTTGTCCTGTATGTGGCAGTATCCCAAGTGAGCATGAAGTAAGTTATACCAAGCCTATTGCTTGGCACACAGGATAAgatcagtaaaacagaaataattatcAGTGCGGTGCCAAGCCACACTGGAGCCTAAGGTAAAGGGGAAGGATGCACACCTCTATACAGATGCTTTTATTATCTTGTGTATGTTATTTTTTCAAGACATTAAGGTAGTggaaaattattgaaaatttgaaaagtaaTTGTATTTCAACTCACATTATTTTTAAGCTTAAATATGTTATTTATGTCCCTAAcacaatttattataattttacttttctggtTTTAAGGGAAGAAACTCATCATTGATATTTTCATCATATATTTCAGGGAAAAATTAATCACTATTGATACACAAAAacacagatacagatatagatacatagatagatatagatggatggataaacacaTATAAATGGCTCGATAGatcatatatagatagatatgagCGCTTCCCTgtttagctcagctggtaaagaatttgtctgcaatgcaggagaccccagttcgattcccggcttgggaagattccccggagaaggggcAGGCtataccccctccagtattcttgagtttcactggtggctcagtcagtaaagaatgtgcctgtgatgcaggaggcctcagtttgattcctgggttggaaagatgccctggaggagggcaaggcaacccactccagtactcttgcctggagaatcccatggacagaggagcctgctgggctagagtccatggggtcgcaaagagtcggacaggactcagCGACTAAGCCCGGCCCAGCTATTAGTACTCATTTTCCCTGCTGGCTTGGATTCCAGCATGGCTCGGCATGGCACTGTCAGATTCTGTCTTTATTTAAATTGTAGATCTTTGTTcaccatggattttttttcattaattttgctACTGCATTAAAACATTCTTTATCTTGATTAAAGAGACTTTTGCCCCCTCAAGTTTTGTGCCTGAGATGAGTGCTTCACTCTCCCCTTCCTAATCTCAGCCCATTATTTTATCTAAACACTCAGCAAGTTCTATAAAATGCCCTCTTACAGAGCAAGCTTCACCCCAAGAAGAATGCGTTCCTTCCcgccttttccctctctcttgatCCTGAACCTGAGTTACAAGGTTAGGAAAGCATATTCTCTTGGATTAGCTCCAGGTGTGCCTGACCACGGTCTTCCTGCAGAGGGCGTGGGGGAGTCCAGCCACCCGGGGAGGGCGGAGATGTGTTAGGTGGAATTAGGCTGATTTCCCTTCAGAACTTGTCTTTCCCTGGCAGGATTATTATGAAATCATTGACTTTCTACCTGGCTTCTGGGCTGAAATAAATCTACCATCCCCAAACAATCAACTTGATCTCAGACAAATGTCAAGTAGAGCTAAGTTCCTCTGCCCTGGGGATGGCCATAAAAATCCAATTTCCCTCAAATGCTTTTGGTGGCTCAGCAACAGCTTCTATGTGGTTGTTTTTCCCCAGTTCCTCTGTAGGTCTaaggggaggagaagggtgaGTTACACTGGCATTCTGGAAAGGAAGACTATATACGTCAGTTTGCCAAAACAAGTTTTGACATTATCCCTGAGATGTCATCTACGTCTACTCACTGCAAGCGCCTGTTGCCCCAGGCTTTACCTGCTGGGCAGTGACgatggggctgggagggggacaAAATAAAGGAACCAGGACCTGTAGCACCAACCCATAGGCAGGTTCTGAACAGGCACCTGAAGGAGTCTCTTCTGGGAGGCTCACGGTCTTTCTCAGTAAGTTGAATGAATGGGCCAGACCATCTGAAGCTAGATGAAGCTATTAAGTTTCTCCAGGGGcatgggggatgggagagggaagTCCTCAGTGGTGGGATTGGCTTATtaagggctgggatgggggaatCGGTAAGTCAGGCTCTTTCCTTTGAATTCTTAGCTCCTGTGGTCTCCAGATTCTGGCACAAAATGAGAAGTTCTGGTCTTCCCCTCTGCCTTCTTTCTGCTGTGTTTTATCTCTTTTGGACATCTTCTGCTGGGCTAAAAACGCTGCATTTGGGAAGCTGTGTGATCACCACAAATCTTCATGGAATTCGAAGTGGATTTTCGGAGATTCGGGACAGTGTGGTATGTGAGGGAGGCACCCCCCCGTTTACCTTGTGACTGcctccccacttttctacttGTTTTTAATCTGTCCTCCAGCAGGGAGGTCACAAAAAGAAGCAGGTTGGGGGCTCCTTACCAGGAGGATATGTTCCCAGGAAGTATCTATGGTTCATAATGTAAAAGTGTTTTGGAGAGGGACTCTGCCCACTGGGTCATGGCACAGAGCGGATGGGAGATTTTGATCTAGGATCCTGGCGGGAATCACTGACCTGTACTTTCTTACCTTGCCCTCTTCTGTTTAGCAAGCCAAAGATGAAATCATTGACATCAGAATCTTGAGGAAGACTCAGTCTTTGCAAGGCACAAAGGTATGTGTTTGGGTCATATGTATTCTGGGAGGAAACAGGAGTTGGGGGCATCTTCATTGACCTTGTCCCTGGACACCCTGCCCTCATAACACACCAGTCTTCTTTGTAGCCTGCAGATAGGTGCTGCCTCCTCCATCATATACTGAGACTCTACCTGGACAGGGTATTCAAAAACTATCAACCCCCTGACCACCATATCTTCCGGAAGGTCAGCCGTCTTGCCAACTCTCTTCTCACCATCAAGAAGGACCTCCGGCTCTGTGTGAGTAAGGGTCTTGGGTAAAAGGATCCACCTCAGCACATAACTTAGTAATCAGGCTCATCTTAGACCCATTTAATGGATGGAAAAACTGAGTTTGAGAGTTCTAAAATAATCTCTGTTGAGCTATGGGACTAGGTAATAAGAACTCAGTTATATTGACTTTTGGATACATGCTCTATGCAAAATGTCTAAAGAACTATAAATGCTGGCTCTTTGATGTCACTATAATCATCACTATATGTGAATGAAGTTATGGTTCTTCTGTGAGTTATCCTATGGTGTTTTAGGGCATCCTGAGTCCAGGCAGCTAATCAGCAGACCACCAGACTCAATCTCAAGATAGGACCTCAGAATCCAATTCGCTCTCTGGGAAGGAACTAGACTAGAACGGGGCGGGGGTGCAGGCTGGATGGGATACGGCGATCACAAACTCCTGCAGTGCTGCCTGTTTCTAAGCAGAAGCTCTATATTTGAGCCTAAAACGCTGGCTTCCTTTTCTAGCTGATGTACACTTTAGTGATCCCAAATAAGGAGGTATGAAAAGATCTCTATAGGTGGAAAGAACTGAACTCCCACCTACTTCATGTCAATGGCAGAAAATTGCAATCTTTAAAGTCTagcattctttggtattcttTTCAGCATGCCCATATGTCATGCCCTTGTGGggaagaagcaaaggagaaatacaGCCAGATTCTGAGTCACTTTGAAGAGGTATATGCAATTTTGGCCTTGGCTGGGATGACTGTGTTTTTAGAACTGAGATCATAGATGGGTGGGATGGATATTCATACTCAAAGAAATCCTATAGCCCTCAGGTTAGTGGCCCTCTGAGGGCACGTGGACTATCCATCTGCTTTACTGGGTATCCCAGGGGATACCCGTGCAGGCCTTGGAAGGGCGCTGTCTCTGGAAGACTCTCTGGGAATCAAGAGGGAATAGCTGTGATTCCATCAAGTCACCCCAGAGACACCTGGACCTTTCAGCTGCACAGATAAGAGGCATTAGTTttccacattcacacacacacgtgtgcatgctaagctgcttcagtcatgtccgactctttgcgaccctgtggactgtagcccaccaggctcctctgtccatgggtttctccaggcaagaatacctgagtgggttgccatgccctcctccagggggtcttcctgtcccagggatcgaaccctcatctcctgcgtctcctgtattgcaggcagagtctttactgctgagccaccggggaagccctcacacacatgtacatacctTCAAAAACAGTCATTCACCATTTCACAAATGCTTTTGCCATGCTGTTTC
The genomic region above belongs to Cervus elaphus chromosome 14, mCerEla1.1, whole genome shotgun sequence and contains:
- the IL20 gene encoding interleukin-20; protein product: MRSSGLPLCLLSAVFYLFWTSSAGLKTLHLGSCVITTNLHGIRSGFSEIRDSVQAKDEIIDIRILRKTQSLQGTKPADRCCLLHHILRLYLDRVFKNYQPPDHHIFRKVSRLANSLLTIKKDLRLCHAHMSCPCGEEAKEKYSQILSHFEELPPQAAVVKALGELDILLQWLEEVD